A genomic stretch from Sporocytophaga myxococcoides DSM 11118 includes:
- the moaCB gene encoding bifunctional molybdenum cofactor biosynthesis protein MoaC/MoaB: MRDITGKQISLRTAKGMGAVLCAKEIVELIKNDKLPKGNLFDVARAAAFLAAKNTQNLIPHCHPVSIDGLNISYKFIDELTEEDDPEGKLKDQSGVVIFAEGKSIGRTGIEMEVLTAISVAALTIYDLLKPLGNKEIEISSIRLLDKTGGKSDRAKFSKRQHQAAILVCSDSTAAGTRKDNSGLKIKEMLELHNTEVVDYQIIPDEEEMIQNQIKDWVNQDIAFIFTTGGTGLGPRDHTVDAVQKILDRDAPGIAEAMRVYGGMRTPLAMMSRSIAGSIGGTLIVTLPGSTNGVKESLEAILPAVFHAKSMLRGGAH, from the coding sequence ATGAGAGATATTACAGGAAAGCAAATTTCCCTTAGAACAGCTAAAGGTATGGGGGCTGTTCTTTGTGCCAAGGAGATTGTTGAACTGATTAAAAATGACAAACTTCCGAAAGGAAATCTTTTTGATGTCGCAAGAGCAGCCGCTTTTCTTGCTGCAAAAAATACCCAAAACCTAATCCCGCATTGTCACCCGGTTTCTATTGACGGGTTGAATATATCCTACAAATTTATTGATGAACTTACCGAAGAGGATGATCCTGAAGGAAAGCTTAAGGATCAGTCAGGAGTAGTAATTTTTGCCGAAGGTAAATCGATCGGAAGAACAGGAATTGAAATGGAGGTGCTTACTGCCATATCTGTTGCTGCACTTACAATTTATGATTTGTTAAAGCCTTTGGGAAATAAAGAGATAGAGATATCTTCGATCAGGCTCCTTGATAAAACCGGTGGGAAGTCAGACAGAGCTAAATTTTCAAAAAGACAACATCAGGCTGCAATACTGGTATGTTCAGATTCCACAGCTGCAGGTACGAGAAAGGACAATTCTGGGTTAAAGATTAAAGAAATGCTGGAACTTCATAATACAGAAGTGGTGGATTACCAGATTATTCCTGATGAAGAGGAGATGATTCAGAACCAGATTAAAGATTGGGTAAATCAGGATATCGCATTTATTTTTACAACTGGTGGGACTGGGCTTGGGCCAAGAGATCATACAGTGGATGCTGTGCAAAAAATCCTTGATAGAGATGCACCTGGTATAGCTGAAGCAATGCGGGTTTATGGAGGAATGAGAACTCCATTGGCTATGATGTCCAGATCCATTGCAGGTTCAATAGGCGGTACCTTGATTGTTACTTTGCCTGGAAGTACTAACGGAGTGAAGGAGTCTCTGGAAGCTATATTACCTGCAGTATTTCATGCCAAAAGTATGCTTAGAGGAGGCGCACACTAA
- a CDS encoding YihY/virulence factor BrkB family protein — translation MEKHGFRIRDIGSLFKETIIKWNNDDAFTHAAAVSFYALISLPGILIIIINTMGIFLGKKVIEGDIAEKINMLMGKDTAKQIQQIIVNASQQPRSDILVIVGVCVLMVSATGVFIQLQTSLNQVWQVKVKKEAGWIKLLRDRVESFSLILIVGLLLFISIILSSVISSISSFLTLIIPGFSIYIFYLFDFIISFSIQTILFALIFKYLPDIKIKFNALWVGAFLTTILFYLGKICLNMYFNKVSPESVFGAAGSIILILLWIYYSCLLLLFGAEFTQVYVKRYHHKIVPSSMAYSLPKMQEE, via the coding sequence ATGGAGAAGCATGGTTTCAGAATCAGAGATATAGGAAGCCTTTTTAAGGAAACCATTATTAAATGGAACAATGATGATGCATTTACACATGCAGCTGCTGTTTCATTTTATGCTTTAATATCACTACCAGGGATATTGATTATAATCATTAATACCATGGGAATCTTTCTGGGAAAGAAAGTCATTGAGGGGGATATTGCGGAAAAAATTAATATGCTAATGGGTAAAGATACTGCCAAACAAATTCAGCAGATAATAGTAAATGCATCTCAACAGCCGCGCTCAGACATATTGGTAATAGTGGGAGTATGTGTGCTCATGGTAAGTGCTACAGGAGTATTTATTCAACTGCAAACCTCACTCAATCAGGTATGGCAGGTCAAAGTTAAAAAAGAAGCAGGCTGGATCAAGCTATTACGAGACAGAGTTGAATCGTTTAGCCTTATACTTATAGTTGGTTTGCTTCTCTTTATCTCCATCATTTTGTCTTCAGTTATATCATCCATCAGCTCCTTTCTTACTCTTATCATTCCGGGATTCTCGATTTATATATTTTATTTGTTTGATTTTATTATTTCGTTTTCAATACAGACAATCCTCTTTGCGCTTATATTTAAATATCTGCCGGACATAAAGATTAAATTTAATGCATTGTGGGTTGGCGCATTTCTTACTACTATATTATTTTACCTGGGAAAAATATGTCTCAACATGTACTTTAATAAAGTATCACCTGAGTCGGTATTTGGTGCAGCTGGATCAATAATTCTTATTCTCTTGTGGATCTATTATTCCTGTTTGCTTCTCCTTTTTGGTGCAGAGTTTACACAGGTTTATGTAAAAAGATATCATCATAAAATCGTCCCCTCCAGCATGGCTTATTCATTGCCCAAAATGCAGGAAGAGTAA
- the nirD gene encoding nitrite reductase small subunit NirD gives MQVTSVETTKWVLVAKEEDVPANGGSCVMYKNEQIAIFNFKKRNEWYATQNMCPHKKQMILSRGMIGDKECEPKVACPYHKKNFSLKTGENLNGEEYSIKTYPIKVEAGNVYIGGLE, from the coding sequence ATGCAAGTAACTTCAGTAGAAACAACAAAATGGGTCCTGGTGGCGAAAGAAGAGGATGTTCCGGCAAATGGTGGATCATGCGTGATGTATAAAAATGAGCAGATTGCGATATTCAACTTTAAAAAAAGAAATGAATGGTATGCGACGCAGAATATGTGTCCACATAAAAAACAAATGATTCTTTCAAGAGGAATGATCGGAGATAAGGAATGTGAGCCTAAAGTTGCATGTCCTTACCATAAGAAAAACTTCTCACTAAAGACAGGTGAAAACCTTAATGGAGAAGAATACAGCATTAAAACTTATCCTATTAAAGTTGAAGCAGGAAATGTGTATATTGGAGGTTTGGAATAA
- a CDS encoding porin family protein — translation MKKVYLIALLFLILGGTSAFSQSKGNIHWSFRFAPGLNVATVKDPDPTPSGFHYVADGATTKEGNVGGISLGANLEYFVNDNFAFTPGLWFTTKNILIRNTDGNYSGVSKYNLFYIQVPLIGKYYTKEIIDNLKLVFAFGPTLDFKLSENINGGDGAHYWNLAKNEFWDDPSRGRNGDNRPQSLFNPFDMGLIFSAGADYALNDKISLYAGLSLNKGLVNMIHPNLKFNDPYRTKVNSSVKIKSNIIALDFGVKF, via the coding sequence ATGAAAAAAGTTTATTTGATTGCCCTTTTATTTTTAATTCTTGGAGGTACTAGTGCTTTTTCACAATCCAAGGGTAATATACACTGGTCATTTAGATTTGCACCAGGACTGAATGTAGCAACAGTGAAAGATCCTGATCCTACTCCATCTGGATTTCATTATGTGGCAGATGGAGCGACTACAAAGGAGGGAAATGTCGGAGGTATTAGTCTGGGCGCCAATCTTGAATATTTTGTGAATGATAATTTTGCATTTACACCAGGCCTTTGGTTTACTACAAAAAATATACTTATCAGAAATACAGATGGTAATTATTCGGGAGTCTCCAAATACAACCTTTTTTATATACAAGTCCCATTGATTGGCAAATACTATACAAAAGAAATTATAGATAATTTAAAGCTTGTGTTTGCATTCGGACCTACATTAGATTTTAAACTTTCTGAAAATATAAATGGCGGAGATGGAGCACATTACTGGAACCTGGCTAAAAATGAGTTCTGGGATGATCCTTCTCGTGGAAGAAACGGGGATAACAGACCTCAAAGTTTGTTTAATCCTTTTGATATGGGACTTATCTTTAGTGCAGGAGCAGATTATGCTCTGAACGACAAGATCAGCCTATATGCAGGGTTGAGCTTAAACAAAGGACTTGTAAATATGATTCACCCGAATTTAAAATTTAATGATCCTTATAGAACAAAAGTCAATTCAAGTGTTAAGATAAAAAGCAATATAATTGCTTTAGACTTTGGTGTTAAATTCTAA
- the glp gene encoding gephyrin-like molybdotransferase Glp: MPKVCLEEAHTNLMLTVTEARNLILQQARSFGIETILLSEAYERVLAEDIYTDRDYPPFNRSAMDGYALKFKDLSNHKEFRLVDDMLAGERIKSLTEEGTCIKIMTGAPVPEGADLVIRVEDSEINDGMVKFKSLPFRNWLNIAMQGEDSRIGEMVLKKSTIIHASTSGLLASLGRSNVKVYSLPKVSIISTGNEIKAVGDFVLPHQIRDSNSYTIASFFQHYNIEIVSRKLVSDRKEEIKHAIESLKDMDILILSGGVSMGDADFVPEVLNACGVKTIFHKVQIKPGKPLWFGILDNKTVVFALPGNPVSCQVAFKVFIEPFLRACFGLTACQTIKLPLTSARKKKSSFEEYFPCILLPYGPHSGLQQIRNNGSGDFTSITRSAGLSVHPAEIEELKEGDVVEFIPWRGI; this comes from the coding sequence ATGCCAAAAGTATGCTTAGAGGAGGCGCACACTAATCTGATGCTTACAGTTACCGAAGCTAGAAATCTGATATTGCAACAGGCAAGATCATTTGGCATTGAAACTATTTTGCTTTCTGAAGCATATGAAAGAGTTTTGGCTGAAGATATCTATACAGACCGTGACTATCCTCCTTTTAACCGTTCTGCAATGGATGGTTATGCGCTTAAATTTAAAGACTTAAGTAATCATAAAGAATTCAGACTTGTTGACGATATGCTTGCCGGAGAGCGGATCAAGTCGTTGACAGAGGAGGGGACTTGCATTAAGATAATGACAGGAGCCCCTGTTCCGGAAGGTGCAGATCTTGTCATTCGTGTGGAAGATTCTGAAATAAATGATGGTATGGTGAAATTTAAATCACTTCCCTTCAGGAACTGGCTGAACATAGCGATGCAGGGAGAGGATTCAAGGATCGGAGAAATGGTATTGAAAAAGTCAACCATTATTCATGCAAGCACTTCCGGTCTTCTGGCCTCACTGGGAAGAAGTAACGTTAAAGTTTATTCTTTGCCAAAGGTATCTATCATCTCTACAGGAAATGAAATAAAAGCGGTCGGAGATTTTGTATTGCCTCATCAGATAAGAGATAGTAATTCTTATACCATCGCTTCATTTTTTCAACATTATAATATTGAAATAGTATCAAGAAAACTGGTATCAGATCGTAAGGAAGAGATAAAGCACGCTATTGAAAGCTTAAAGGATATGGATATTCTGATTCTTTCAGGAGGTGTTTCAATGGGGGATGCTGATTTTGTTCCGGAAGTGCTGAATGCTTGCGGTGTTAAGACAATATTTCACAAAGTTCAGATCAAACCAGGAAAGCCTCTTTGGTTTGGCATCCTGGATAATAAAACAGTTGTATTTGCATTACCTGGCAATCCTGTATCTTGTCAGGTTGCATTTAAGGTATTCATAGAACCCTTTCTTAGGGCTTGTTTTGGACTTACTGCTTGTCAGACAATAAAGCTGCCTTTAACAAGTGCAAGGAAAAAAAAGAGTTCCTTTGAAGAATATTTCCCTTGCATTCTACTTCCATATGGACCTCACTCAGGTCTTCAACAAATTAGAAATAATGGTAGTGGTGATTTTACTTCTATTACACGTTCTGCTGGCCTGTCAGTGCATCCGGCAGAAATTGAGGAGCTTAAAGAGGGAGATGTAGTTGAATTTATTCCCTGGAGAGGGATATAA
- the nirB gene encoding nitrite reductase large subunit NirB — translation MKKLNNLVIVGNGMVGYKMCEKLIEKKVQDEYNIIVFGGEARPAYDRVHLSEYFSGKSAEDLLMAPADWYKENGITLYLNDPIVKIDRDKKAVISSQGQSVSYSKLVLATGSSCFIPSIPGIEKEGVIAYRTIEDLDDIKSYASKSKKGVVIGGGLLGLEAAKALMDLGLETHVVEFAPRLMPRQLDEKGAIMLKEKIESLNISIHLNKNTKSIDGEGKVAKMVFADGSELETDMIVVSAGIKPRDELAREAGLEVGPRGGIVVNDLLQTSDPEIYSIGESALYKGMIYGLVAPGYEMADVVANSLAGGSKTFAPYDMSTKLKLIGVDVASFGDPFCTEQDHQHIVFEDKTKGVYKRVNISACGNYLLGGVLVGDAKDYNMLLQTYKNAIILPPTPEDLILGPRGGAESAGSGVLSLPDAALICSCENVTKGDICSAVTYNNLEDVAGIKKCTKAGTGCGGCVPMLNDLLTATLKASGKEVNKVLCEHFSYSRQEVLAIIKSTGIKTYDELLAKYGSGDGCEICKPAVASMLASTWNEMILSQDTIQDTNDRYLANIQKGGTYSVVPRIPGGEITAEKLIAIGVIAKKYDLYCKITGGQRIDLFGARVDELPLIWEELIEAGFESGHAYGKSLRTVKSCVGSTWCRFGLHDSVTFAIEIEERYKGLRAPHKLKSAVSGCVRECAEAQGKDFGIIATDKGWNLYICGNGGAKPQHAKLLASDIDKETCIKYIDRFLMFYIRTAEPLNRTSTWLNKLEGGIEYLKDVIVNDSLGIANQLEMEMQYMVDTYKCEWKDVVEDPSKRKRFTHFVNSTIADPTIKFQAMRDQKKPVEWGA, via the coding sequence ATGAAGAAGCTAAACAATCTTGTTATCGTCGGAAATGGAATGGTTGGATATAAAATGTGCGAAAAGCTCATTGAAAAGAAGGTGCAGGATGAATATAATATAATTGTATTCGGAGGAGAGGCAAGACCAGCTTATGACAGGGTACACCTGTCGGAATATTTTTCTGGCAAATCTGCTGAGGATCTTTTAATGGCGCCTGCAGACTGGTATAAAGAAAATGGTATTACTCTATACTTAAATGACCCTATTGTAAAAATTGACAGAGATAAAAAAGCTGTAATTTCTTCCCAAGGTCAGTCTGTTTCTTATTCCAAACTTGTACTTGCTACAGGTTCTAGTTGCTTTATCCCATCTATACCTGGTATTGAGAAAGAGGGGGTTATTGCTTACAGAACTATTGAAGATCTTGACGATATAAAATCTTATGCATCTAAGTCCAAAAAAGGAGTAGTCATAGGAGGGGGGCTTCTAGGGCTAGAGGCCGCAAAAGCATTGATGGATCTTGGTCTTGAAACACATGTAGTTGAGTTTGCTCCAAGACTTATGCCAAGGCAGTTAGATGAAAAAGGTGCTATAATGCTTAAAGAGAAAATCGAATCTCTTAACATATCTATACACCTTAATAAGAATACTAAATCTATCGATGGGGAGGGAAAAGTTGCAAAGATGGTTTTTGCAGACGGAAGTGAGTTGGAGACTGATATGATTGTAGTTTCTGCTGGCATTAAGCCACGTGATGAGCTAGCTAGAGAGGCAGGTCTGGAAGTAGGGCCACGTGGGGGTATCGTAGTAAATGATTTGCTCCAGACTTCAGATCCTGAGATATATTCAATCGGTGAATCTGCTCTATATAAAGGTATGATTTATGGCTTGGTTGCTCCGGGTTATGAAATGGCAGATGTAGTGGCGAATTCACTTGCTGGCGGATCAAAAACCTTTGCTCCGTATGATATGTCTACTAAGCTTAAGCTAATCGGTGTAGATGTAGCCAGCTTCGGAGATCCTTTCTGCACAGAGCAAGATCATCAGCACATTGTATTTGAAGATAAAACAAAGGGTGTATACAAAAGGGTGAACATTTCAGCTTGTGGTAATTATCTGCTTGGTGGTGTTCTTGTTGGGGATGCGAAGGATTACAACATGTTATTGCAGACTTATAAGAATGCAATCATTCTGCCTCCTACACCTGAGGATCTTATTCTGGGACCAAGAGGTGGAGCGGAGTCGGCAGGCAGCGGAGTTTTAAGTCTTCCTGATGCAGCTTTAATCTGTTCCTGTGAAAATGTTACTAAAGGAGATATCTGTTCCGCTGTAACCTATAACAATCTTGAAGATGTTGCAGGTATAAAAAAATGTACTAAAGCAGGAACTGGTTGTGGTGGTTGCGTTCCTATGCTGAATGACCTTCTGACTGCGACACTGAAGGCTTCAGGTAAAGAAGTGAATAAAGTTCTGTGTGAGCATTTCAGCTACTCAAGACAGGAGGTATTAGCAATTATCAAATCAACAGGGATTAAAACTTATGATGAGTTGCTTGCGAAATATGGAAGCGGTGATGGTTGCGAAATCTGTAAACCTGCTGTAGCCTCTATGCTGGCAAGTACCTGGAATGAGATGATTCTAAGCCAGGATACAATTCAGGATACTAATGATAGGTACCTTGCAAACATTCAGAAGGGTGGGACTTACTCTGTAGTACCAAGAATACCTGGTGGTGAGATCACTGCTGAAAAATTGATAGCGATTGGAGTAATTGCAAAGAAATATGATCTGTACTGTAAAATCACAGGTGGACAAAGAATTGACCTTTTTGGAGCTCGAGTAGATGAATTACCTCTTATTTGGGAAGAATTGATAGAAGCAGGTTTCGAGAGTGGTCATGCATATGGAAAATCTTTAAGAACCGTTAAAAGCTGTGTAGGCTCTACATGGTGTAGATTTGGTCTACATGACTCAGTAACGTTTGCTATAGAAATAGAAGAACGTTATAAAGGTCTCAGAGCTCCTCATAAACTTAAGAGTGCTGTATCTGGATGTGTTCGCGAGTGTGCAGAAGCTCAGGGTAAAGACTTTGGGATCATTGCTACAGATAAGGGATGGAATCTATACATATGCGGTAATGGTGGTGCAAAACCTCAACACGCTAAATTACTGGCTTCTGATATTGATAAAGAAACATGTATCAAATACATCGACAGATTCCTTATGTTCTACATACGCACTGCAGAGCCGCTTAATAGAACGTCAACTTGGCTTAATAAACTGGAAGGTGGTATTGAATATCTGAAAGACGTGATCGTGAATGATTCTCTTGGTATTGCGAATCAGTTGGAAATGGAAATGCAATACATGGTGGATACTTACAAGTGTGAATGGAAAGATGTTGTGGAAGATCCTTCAAAAAGAAAGAGGTTTACGCACTTTGTTAACTCTACAATAGCAGATCCTACTATCAAATTCCAGGCTATGAGAGATCAGAAGAAGCCAGTAGAATGGGGAGCGTAA
- a CDS encoding PorP/SprF family type IX secretion system membrane protein, with amino-acid sequence MRKLFTSVILLFSVHCYAQQTLQFSQYLFNGVVINPAYAGSREAININGLYRKQWSKVNGEPNSITLSGDMPLYWNKAGVGAYFIHDELGAQFQNSFFGSFAYRIKVSSKGRLALGVAAGITNYGIDGNKLTTDQPNDPAVPIGREAKTRAAFQGGLYFNTDRFFVGLSLNNVVVNMSKGSDMIPSQRKHLFLAAGFVSQIVEKIKIRPSIMIKEDLKGPTNGDASVFFIFNDIVWLGGSYRSRVFNKNDVEDVGTAKDAVVIMAEVFPIPNLRLGYSYDISLNSFKDFATHEISAGYNINRKGGSKMLTPRYF; translated from the coding sequence ATGAGAAAATTATTTACTTCCGTAATTCTTTTGTTCTCTGTTCATTGTTATGCCCAGCAGACATTACAATTCAGTCAATATCTGTTCAATGGCGTAGTAATAAATCCTGCCTATGCGGGAAGCAGGGAAGCAATTAATATTAATGGCCTTTACAGAAAGCAATGGTCAAAGGTAAATGGAGAACCAAACTCTATAACGTTAAGTGGAGATATGCCGCTATACTGGAATAAAGCAGGTGTTGGAGCTTATTTCATTCATGATGAACTTGGTGCTCAATTTCAGAATTCATTCTTCGGATCTTTTGCTTATAGAATAAAAGTATCCTCAAAAGGAAGGCTAGCGTTGGGAGTAGCTGCAGGTATTACTAATTATGGTATAGATGGAAATAAGTTAACAACAGATCAGCCAAATGATCCAGCTGTACCTATAGGACGTGAAGCAAAAACCAGAGCAGCTTTTCAGGGAGGACTTTATTTCAATACCGACAGATTTTTTGTAGGCTTATCATTGAATAACGTGGTGGTAAACATGAGTAAAGGATCCGACATGATTCCATCCCAAAGAAAGCACTTGTTTCTGGCAGCTGGTTTCGTTTCTCAGATCGTTGAAAAAATAAAGATCAGACCAAGTATTATGATTAAGGAAGACTTAAAAGGGCCTACTAATGGCGATGCTTCAGTCTTCTTTATCTTTAACGATATCGTTTGGCTGGGAGGTTCTTATAGAAGCAGAGTCTTTAATAAAAATGATGTGGAAGATGTGGGAACAGCAAAAGATGCTGTGGTAATTATGGCAGAAGTTTTCCCTATTCCAAATCTGAGGCTGGGATACTCTTATGATATTTCATTAAATAGTTTTAAAGACTTTGCTACCCACGAAATCTCTGCGGGATACAATATTAACAGAAAAGGCGGATCAAAAATGTTAACACCAAGATACTTTTAA
- a CDS encoding T9SS C-terminal target domain-containing protein, with translation MKNLLFILAGLFITVNVMGQCLQVNVGVVIEQEADPCKGPVILDANVPGATYLWNTGETTKQITVTKTDTFTVIVDKAGCIGVDTVPVIFLESPIVYLGSDPLPRCGGCVTLDVGDQGGAKVIWSTGDSSQVVKYCDIGVNKVWATVTNDLGCTVSDTIEVAVKPGYGIDLGASDTTVCADSIIISPHSSFGGKYKWNTGQSDTSIVVKQSGIYYISIFDIAGCSPADTVSDTIRVKLSDSPIVDLGPDPDVKCGGCVLLDASPLSDAKYWWNTGDTTSSIQYCKTGFTSVCVKVTTSEGCFDADTIKINIKEGYDPSLGEDVTLCGDSLIIRSADVGRNIIWNTGETSDSIIVKSSGVYYVSITDIPGCNPADTTSDTITVTLNKLPIVNLGPDPDKKCTGCFTLDAGAATGGTYQWSTGETSQQISYCKTGENNVWAKVTDSNFCSASDTIILFIRDDLEAILGKDTTLCGQEVTLKSPLLQGDYIWSTGETTSEITVHESGFYALKVFNVNGCLPEDTLTDTLEVSFVEVLANPTSILDLSSACGKLEFMVNPVPGASSYEWKVPDGWKILSGQGTNLVELESNEMKQGTITVKANNSMANCASGEASIESNESIYSVHVPNTFSPNSDGINDLWILRNIEHFPDNELVVLNRWGNEVYKKRGYKNTWDGSNLNEGTYYFKLKIRFCNSEKTIVNYLTIVR, from the coding sequence ATGAAAAATCTCCTTTTTATCCTTGCCGGTTTATTTATTACTGTAAACGTAATGGGACAATGTTTGCAGGTAAATGTCGGAGTTGTGATAGAGCAAGAAGCGGATCCGTGCAAAGGACCAGTCATTCTTGATGCAAATGTTCCCGGCGCAACATACCTCTGGAATACCGGAGAAACTACTAAGCAGATAACTGTTACCAAAACAGATACTTTTACAGTAATCGTCGATAAGGCAGGATGTATAGGTGTAGATACAGTACCGGTTATTTTTCTTGAAAGTCCAATCGTTTATTTAGGGTCAGATCCATTACCACGTTGTGGTGGCTGCGTTACTCTGGATGTTGGGGATCAGGGCGGAGCAAAAGTAATCTGGAGTACAGGAGATTCTTCTCAGGTAGTAAAATACTGCGATATTGGAGTGAATAAAGTATGGGCAACAGTTACGAATGATCTTGGCTGTACTGTTTCTGATACTATCGAGGTAGCTGTGAAGCCTGGTTATGGTATTGATCTAGGTGCTTCTGACACAACTGTATGTGCAGACAGTATAATTATTTCCCCCCACAGTTCCTTTGGTGGCAAATATAAATGGAATACCGGTCAGTCAGATACTTCTATTGTAGTGAAACAATCCGGAATTTATTATATAAGTATTTTTGATATCGCCGGTTGTAGCCCTGCTGATACAGTAAGCGATACAATCAGAGTAAAATTAAGCGATTCTCCAATTGTCGATCTGGGACCTGATCCTGATGTAAAATGCGGTGGATGTGTTTTGCTTGATGCCAGTCCTCTTAGCGATGCAAAATACTGGTGGAACACAGGAGATACGACTTCCTCCATTCAGTATTGCAAAACAGGATTTACAAGTGTATGCGTTAAGGTTACAACTTCAGAAGGTTGCTTTGATGCAGATACAATAAAGATAAATATTAAAGAAGGTTATGATCCTTCATTAGGTGAAGATGTAACATTATGCGGAGATAGTCTTATTATCCGGTCTGCAGATGTTGGAAGAAATATAATCTGGAATACTGGGGAAACTTCAGATTCAATCATCGTGAAAAGTTCCGGAGTGTATTATGTCTCTATTACAGATATCCCCGGATGCAATCCTGCAGATACAACTTCAGACACAATCACTGTGACGCTTAATAAATTACCAATTGTCAATCTCGGACCTGACCCAGATAAAAAATGTACAGGATGTTTTACTCTCGATGCAGGAGCAGCAACAGGAGGGACATATCAATGGAGTACTGGTGAAACATCTCAGCAAATTTCTTATTGCAAAACCGGGGAGAATAATGTCTGGGCCAAAGTAACAGATAGTAATTTTTGCAGTGCATCCGATACAATCATCCTGTTTATCAGGGATGACTTAGAAGCCATACTTGGTAAAGATACTACATTATGCGGGCAGGAAGTAACGTTAAAGAGTCCCTTGCTTCAAGGTGATTATATCTGGAGCACAGGTGAAACTACTTCTGAAATAACAGTTCATGAGTCTGGTTTTTATGCTCTTAAAGTTTTCAATGTGAATGGCTGCTTACCTGAAGATACATTGACAGATACTCTGGAAGTAAGTTTTGTGGAAGTGCTTGCAAACCCTACTTCAATTCTGGATTTAAGCTCTGCATGCGGAAAGCTTGAATTCATGGTAAATCCAGTACCTGGAGCAAGCTCATATGAATGGAAAGTTCCAGATGGATGGAAAATTCTTAGTGGTCAGGGTACAAACCTTGTAGAATTGGAATCCAATGAAATGAAGCAAGGTACAATTACTGTAAAGGCCAACAATAGTATGGCAAACTGTGCCAGTGGTGAAGCTTCCATTGAATCTAATGAATCCATCTATTCGGTGCATGTGCCTAATACATTCTCTCCTAATAGCGATGGTATTAACGACCTTTGGATATTAAGAAACATAGAACACTTTCCTGACAATGAGCTAGTTGTTCTGAACCGCTGGGGCAATGAAGTATATAAGAAAAGGGGATATAAAAATACCTGGGATGGAAGCAATTTGAATGAAGGTACCTATTACTTCAAGCTGAAAATCAGGTTTTGTAACTCAGAAAAAACTATCGTTAATTATTTAACCATTGTAAGATAA